A single genomic interval of Capricornis sumatraensis isolate serow.1 chromosome 11, serow.2, whole genome shotgun sequence harbors:
- the NPBWR1 gene encoding neuropeptides B/W receptor type 1 yields the protein MHNASYWGPERTNTSCPAPAPTLVCPNASGAPPPLPPPLAVAVPVVYAVICAVGLAGNSAVLLVLLRTPRRKTVTNLFILNLAVADELFTLVLPVNIADFLLQRWPFGELLCKLVVAVDQYNTFSSLYFLTVMSADRYLVVLATAESRRVAGRTYGAARAVSLAVWGVATLVVLPFAVFARLDEEQGRRQCVLVFPQPEALWWRASRLYTLVLGFAIPVSTICVLYTSLLCRLRAIRLDSHAKALDRAKKRVTVLVVAILAVCLLCWTPYHLSTVVALTTDLPQTPLVIAVSYFITSLSYANSCLNPFLYAFLDDSFRRSLRQLLACRAAS from the coding sequence ATGCACAACGCGTCGTACTGGGGGCCGGAGCGCACCAACACGTCGTGCCCCGCGCCCGCACCCACGCTCGTCTGCCCCAACGCGTCCGgggcgccgccgccgctgccgccgccgctggCCGTGGCCGTGCCCGTTGTGTACGCGGTGATCTGCGCGGTGGGACTGGCGGGCAACTCGGCGGTGCTGTTAGTGCTCCTGCGGACGCCGCGCAGGAAGACCGTCACCAACCTGTTCATCCTCAACCTGGCCGTGGCCGACGAGCTCTTCACGCTCGTGCTCCCTGTCAACATCGCTGACTTTCTGCTGCAGCGCTGGCCCTTCGGGGAACTCCTATGCAAGCTCGTCGTGGCCGTCGACCAGTACAACACCTTCTCCAGCCTCTATTTCCTCACGGTCATGAGCGCCGACCGCTACCTGGTGGTGCTGGCCACCGCCGAGTCGCGCCGGGTGGCCGGCCGCACGTACGGCGCCGCGCGCGCGGTGAGCCTGGCCGTCTGGGGGGTCGCGACCCTGGTGGTGCTGCCCTTCGCGGTGTTCGCGCGGCTCGACGAGGAGCAGGGCCGGCGCCAGTGCGTGCTGGTCTTCCCGCAGCCCGAGGCCTTGTGGTGGCGCGCGAGCCGCCTGTACACGCTGGTGCTCGGCTTCGCCATCCCAGTGTCCACCATCTGCGTCCTCTACACCTCGCTGCTGTGCCGGCTGCGCGCCATACGCCTCGACAGCCACGCCAAGGCCCTGGACCGCGCCAAGAAGCGGGTGACCGTCCTGGTAGTGGCCATCCTGGCCGTGTGCCTCCTCTGCTGGACGCCCTACCACCTGAGCACCGTGGTGGCGCTCACCACCGACCTCCCGCAGACGCCGCTGGTCATCGCCGTGTCCTACTTCATCACCAGCCTGAGCTACGCCAACAGCTGCCTCAACCCTTTCCTCTACGCCTTCCTGGACGACAGCTTCCGTCGGAGCCTCCGCCAGCTGCTGGCATGCCGCGCCGCCTCCTGA